Proteins found in one Paenibacillus wynnii genomic segment:
- a CDS encoding response regulator transcription factor, giving the protein MIELLLVDDESYVTESLARTIPWEEIGVMEVHQASSATQALVILEQHAIDIVISDISMPGMTGLELIEAVGEKWPHIRSILLTGYSDFHYAKKAIQLQAFDYILKPVSDEEFIKSVSGAIESLKDEWDAHDKYHQLLYNRKADYSVLHASLMHDLLLGRVIPERTLSTKLKEYEIQFHTNTSAAMLLIQLGKHFSAMDHHSISLMEYAIGNIAQELFKEQFHVWFCKAPHDCLILLVELKPQIAEELEMLDSYTLERQNILKAAIANFRTNVCNYLKGELSLIVSEWFSFPEGITAAYRSGLSSMYLTSHHETGSVIFLEDHHLQEGISTKSLESLYRPPTLIHLLESKQWDTARLKIEDVFRDMETARCTREQLYEVFLSITNAFMYIAHKGGQFISQIDQYAFDPLLAQSILVSLDKLRNWALEMLSKLQKELSESDQYTKSYIIKQVHELVGNPSGHDLSVKTIADHVFLHPVYLSKIYKAETGEGLGDYIIRMRMERALYLLKNTNKKIYEITSELGYQNPQYFSKMFKKHYGMTPNEFRDG; this is encoded by the coding sequence ATGATAGAGCTGTTATTGGTTGATGATGAATCTTATGTAACCGAAAGTCTGGCCCGCACCATTCCATGGGAGGAAATAGGAGTAATGGAGGTGCATCAGGCATCTTCCGCTACCCAGGCTCTAGTAATTTTAGAGCAGCATGCCATAGATATTGTAATCTCAGATATCTCTATGCCTGGGATGACCGGCCTGGAATTAATAGAAGCGGTAGGGGAGAAGTGGCCCCATATCCGGTCCATCCTGCTGACAGGCTATTCAGACTTTCATTATGCGAAGAAAGCGATTCAGCTGCAGGCTTTCGATTATATATTGAAGCCGGTAAGTGATGAAGAGTTTATTAAGAGTGTATCCGGCGCGATTGAATCCTTGAAGGACGAATGGGATGCCCATGATAAATACCATCAGCTGCTGTATAACCGCAAAGCTGATTACAGTGTTCTGCATGCCAGTCTAATGCACGATCTGCTGCTAGGCCGTGTGATCCCGGAACGGACACTAAGCACTAAGCTTAAGGAGTATGAGATTCAGTTTCATACGAATACCTCAGCCGCAATGCTGTTGATTCAACTGGGCAAGCATTTTTCGGCTATGGATCATCATTCGATATCTTTGATGGAATACGCAATCGGGAATATTGCCCAGGAGCTGTTCAAAGAGCAGTTCCATGTCTGGTTCTGTAAAGCACCACATGATTGCTTGATTCTACTAGTTGAATTGAAGCCGCAAATCGCGGAGGAACTGGAGATGCTGGATAGTTATACACTAGAACGACAGAACATCCTTAAGGCTGCAATCGCAAACTTCCGTACCAATGTATGCAATTATCTTAAGGGTGAACTTTCACTGATTGTTAGCGAGTGGTTCTCTTTCCCTGAGGGAATAACCGCTGCATATAGAAGCGGACTAAGCTCTATGTATCTCACCTCACACCATGAGACAGGATCGGTTATTTTTCTAGAAGATCATCATCTTCAGGAGGGTATCAGTACGAAGTCACTTGAAAGTCTCTACCGTCCGCCGACCCTGATTCATCTGCTGGAATCGAAGCAATGGGACACAGCCCGCCTAAAGATTGAGGATGTATTCCGGGATATGGAGACTGCACGTTGTACGAGGGAGCAATTATATGAGGTGTTTTTATCCATAACTAATGCATTCATGTACATTGCACATAAAGGCGGTCAGTTCATCTCGCAAATCGATCAGTATGCTTTTGACCCGCTGCTGGCCCAGAGTATCCTCGTTTCTTTGGATAAGCTTCGCAACTGGGCGTTGGAAATGCTGAGCAAGCTTCAAAAAGAGCTATCGGAAAGTGATCAGTATACGAAAAGCTATATCATCAAGCAGGTGCATGAGCTGGTTGGAAACCCTTCCGGTCACGACCTATCGGTAAAAACAATTGCAGATCATGTCTTTCTGCACCCCGTATACTTGTCCAAAATATATAAGGCCGAAACGGGTGAAGGACTCGGGGATTATATTATTCGCATGCGGATGGAACGTGCGCTTTATCTGCTTAAAAATACCAATAAGAAGATATATGAAATTACCTCGGAACTCGGATATCAGAATCCGCAATATTTTAGCAAAATGTTCAAAAAGCACTATGGTATGACACCTAATGAATTTCGTGACGGATAG
- a CDS encoding sensor histidine kinase has protein sequence MYKYNLFTKIVSIMVIMLIPITILYFYSNKTTTDVLRSELNVSNSNQLSFFQNQVETNMELLSSWPILLIHDPDILSLKDTYLNSEHLNLNAINLVKRIQTKISIQESSSNWKSKLYLYSPSIHRVVSESDAKPYRDEDLRREVKSGWHVDKIEEQSGDRFLFSWFSFTPYKSVFSPEEANTIMKVEFDSRNIEDMLDKFKSGGRRDPFYYKQGTGLIFNHSADQRLAKELVGRLEQEQLKGSESRTLDIDGESYSVNIVYSDKMGWYLIDYIPLSEILKPIHTSNRLFYFSISALLLMSCLVAYLLYVQVQVPVRNLVGGFQRLKQGDYSTRVDIKGKNEFSFLSGRFNSMVEQTQELIENVLMEKIHVREARLKQLQSQINPHFFYNCFSFITSMAKLNNMQAVVGMSHNLSRYYRYTTRQERDLVGLSEETEFVTHYLEIQGMRMSRLQYSMDIPPQMGKLEIPPLILQPLVENAVLHGIERMAEAGTLKITGNCRGRMMTLTVEDDGKGMTEEAIINLESKLGKAMDEEMGCGVWNVHQRMRLRFGEEAGLTFAPSSLGGLKVTLQWLIPPTDIK, from the coding sequence GTGTATAAATATAATTTATTTACAAAAATTGTAAGTATAATGGTCATCATGCTAATTCCTATTACGATTCTCTATTTCTATTCCAACAAGACGACAACCGATGTACTCCGCAGTGAGTTGAATGTGTCAAATAGCAATCAGTTGAGCTTTTTCCAGAATCAGGTGGAGACGAATATGGAGCTGCTGTCTTCTTGGCCCATTCTGCTTATCCATGACCCGGATATTCTTAGTCTGAAGGATACCTATTTAAATAGTGAACATCTAAATCTGAACGCCATTAATTTGGTTAAACGAATTCAGACGAAAATCAGTATACAAGAAAGCTCATCCAACTGGAAAAGTAAATTGTATCTGTATTCCCCTTCCATCCATCGGGTGGTTAGCGAGAGCGACGCCAAGCCCTACCGGGATGAGGACTTAAGGCGTGAGGTCAAATCAGGCTGGCATGTGGATAAAATTGAGGAGCAGAGCGGTGACCGTTTTCTGTTCTCTTGGTTCTCATTCACACCCTATAAATCAGTGTTCTCCCCAGAGGAGGCCAACACGATCATGAAGGTTGAATTCGATAGCCGGAATATAGAGGATATGCTGGATAAGTTTAAGAGCGGGGGTAGAAGAGATCCATTCTATTATAAACAGGGAACGGGACTCATCTTCAATCACAGTGCCGATCAGAGACTGGCGAAAGAACTTGTAGGCAGGTTGGAACAAGAACAGTTAAAAGGAAGCGAGAGCCGTACACTGGACATCGACGGAGAATCCTACAGCGTGAACATTGTCTACTCGGACAAGATGGGCTGGTACTTGATTGATTACATTCCGCTTTCTGAAATTTTGAAGCCGATCCATACCTCTAACCGACTGTTCTATTTTTCTATTAGTGCCCTGCTGCTTATGAGCTGTCTTGTAGCGTATTTGTTATATGTACAGGTGCAAGTTCCCGTCCGTAATTTGGTAGGCGGCTTTCAAAGACTGAAGCAGGGGGATTACTCCACGCGAGTTGATATTAAGGGGAAAAATGAATTCAGTTTTCTTTCGGGGCGTTTCAACAGTATGGTTGAGCAGACGCAAGAGCTGATCGAGAATGTGCTGATGGAGAAAATTCATGTGCGGGAAGCCCGTTTGAAGCAGCTTCAGTCACAGATAAATCCTCATTTCTTTTACAATTGCTTCTCTTTTATTACAAGCATGGCCAAACTGAACAACATGCAGGCTGTTGTAGGCATGTCTCATAATCTTTCCCGCTATTACAGATACACGACTAGGCAAGAACGTGACCTGGTGGGCCTATCGGAAGAGACTGAATTTGTGACACATTATCTGGAGATTCAGGGAATGCGGATGAGCAGGTTGCAGTATTCTATGGACATTCCTCCACAGATGGGGAAGCTGGAGATCCCTCCGCTTATCCTTCAGCCGCTGGTGGAAAATGCTGTGCTTCATGGAATCGAACGGATGGCTGAAGCAGGAACTCTAAAAATCACTGGCAACTGCCGCGGAAGAATGATGACGTTAACCGTTGAGGATGATGGAAAGGGCATGACAGAAGAGGCCATTATTAACTTGGAGAGTAAGCTGGGCAAAGCGATGGATGAAGAGATGGGTTGCGGTGTATGGAACGTACACCAAAGAATGCGTCTGCGCTTTGGGGAAGAAGCAGGTCTAACCTTTGCTCCTTCTTCACTGGGAGGATTAAAGGTTACACTGCAGTGGCTGATACCCCCTACTGACATTAAATAA